In Rathayibacter sp. VKM Ac-2762, one DNA window encodes the following:
- a CDS encoding M14 family zinc carboxypeptidase, with translation MRSRTALASGCAALALAAGGLLVAPPATATTAAPADYTRVDIVRPPSAPIAVPTSYPQQTPLTEVPVDPTDASLLRGVTPYDAIAPQLNALAARSDRVSTQVVGKSGLGRDIYLVTVTAPETEAETAQQAEWRDRLKYEPAAAAADAELMDGYKVPVWFNGNIHGNEWEGSDAILEYIEGVATAEDAETEALLEGNRLYFTVTNNPDGRALGQRAVAAGYDPNRDMITGATSEAAVIRDLSSVLQPTYFIDIHGYTGILQVEPCGPPHGENYEYDLFLPHAYATALEIERRVVEADVPGNTYLAEDGSATTDNTGKILIPYRDIRAGWDDWPPIFAPQYVAFQGAITNTVELPLGRTANSTPEEIAQGQANADIDVEVAGIVMDASVDYIEANRDALLSNQVAIFERGVTGAPAVEIPADVSAADLPAGVPTEWTEIWDETDVYTTEYPRAYVIPVDGTQRSVSDAETLVAQLLAHGVEVSRTTAATSVGGVSYPAGTYLVDMHQSVRGLANVLLADGSDISSRVPEMYDVSAWSLSLLWGADVQAIGSTTDALPAVGLEPVTAVAPVGSVPAGADYLAFEPRGVLEYQAVNALLADGVALEQFEDGTIALRADAAGLAAAEGAAAVFGVDFTATTADRVRAEDGKALDALRVAYSGTNEDRDALAKLGFADAVAVDAAALTAGTATLEGADVLYVGRALSFTPEQAAGRTVVEEFLAAGGDVVGRGGAGAAFVSDFGLAELTAQTGTSGSNGIVSVETPAGGVLGDYPQDTAFVSPALWFAGFDESVAVEQSYSEDGTFVAGHWVDSEGQSRSDAAGQASAVSFSTESGTEGFLFGTSPVFRNHPVGAFSDVARALLAVAPEGAAVELPGTPEPTPTPEPTGSPEPTATPEPTATPEPTGSPEPTATPEPTATPVPTVTPEPTASPEPTSTPEPTVVPTAGPTATAAPITAPTGPGGLPSTGVETGSWLLLSGGAVALGLGSLLIARSRRREDQEA, from the coding sequence TTGAGATCTCGAACCGCCCTCGCCTCCGGATGCGCCGCGCTCGCGCTCGCCGCCGGCGGTCTCCTGGTCGCCCCGCCGGCGACCGCCACGACCGCAGCACCCGCCGACTACACCCGCGTGGACATCGTGCGTCCGCCGTCCGCTCCGATCGCGGTGCCGACCAGCTACCCGCAGCAGACCCCGCTGACCGAGGTGCCCGTCGACCCGACCGACGCCTCGCTCCTGCGCGGAGTCACCCCCTACGACGCCATCGCGCCGCAGCTGAACGCGCTCGCCGCCCGCTCCGACCGGGTCTCGACCCAGGTGGTCGGGAAGTCCGGCCTCGGCCGCGACATCTACCTGGTCACCGTCACCGCCCCCGAGACCGAGGCCGAGACGGCGCAGCAGGCCGAGTGGCGCGACCGGCTAAAGTACGAGCCCGCCGCCGCGGCCGCGGACGCCGAGCTGATGGACGGCTACAAGGTGCCGGTCTGGTTCAACGGCAACATCCACGGCAACGAGTGGGAGGGCAGCGACGCGATCCTCGAGTACATCGAGGGCGTCGCCACCGCCGAGGACGCGGAGACCGAGGCGCTGCTCGAGGGCAACCGCCTCTACTTCACCGTCACCAACAACCCCGACGGCCGCGCCCTCGGCCAGCGCGCCGTCGCCGCGGGCTACGACCCGAACCGCGACATGATCACCGGAGCCACCAGCGAGGCGGCCGTGATCCGCGACCTCTCGAGCGTCCTCCAGCCCACGTACTTCATCGACATCCACGGCTACACCGGGATCCTCCAGGTCGAGCCCTGCGGCCCGCCGCACGGCGAGAACTACGAGTACGACCTCTTCCTCCCGCACGCGTACGCGACCGCGCTGGAGATCGAGCGCCGCGTCGTCGAGGCCGACGTGCCCGGCAACACCTACCTCGCCGAGGACGGCAGCGCCACGACGGACAACACCGGGAAGATCCTCATCCCCTACCGCGACATCCGCGCGGGCTGGGACGACTGGCCCCCCATCTTCGCCCCGCAGTACGTCGCCTTCCAGGGCGCGATCACCAACACGGTGGAGCTTCCGCTCGGCCGCACGGCCAACAGCACTCCGGAGGAGATCGCCCAGGGCCAGGCCAACGCGGACATCGACGTCGAGGTCGCCGGGATCGTCATGGACGCCTCCGTCGACTACATCGAGGCCAACCGCGACGCGCTCCTGAGCAACCAGGTCGCCATCTTCGAGCGCGGCGTCACCGGCGCCCCCGCCGTCGAGATCCCCGCCGACGTCTCCGCGGCCGACCTGCCCGCGGGCGTGCCGACCGAGTGGACCGAGATCTGGGACGAGACCGACGTCTACACGACCGAGTACCCGCGCGCCTACGTCATCCCCGTCGACGGCACGCAGCGCTCCGTCTCGGACGCCGAGACCCTCGTCGCGCAGCTGCTCGCCCACGGAGTCGAGGTGTCGCGGACCACGGCCGCCACGAGCGTCGGAGGAGTCTCCTACCCCGCGGGCACCTACCTGGTCGACATGCACCAGTCGGTCCGCGGCCTCGCCAACGTCCTCCTCGCCGACGGCAGCGACATCTCGAGCCGCGTGCCCGAGATGTACGACGTCTCGGCCTGGAGCCTCTCGCTCCTCTGGGGCGCCGACGTGCAGGCGATCGGCTCCACCACCGACGCCCTCCCGGCCGTCGGCCTGGAGCCGGTGACCGCCGTCGCTCCGGTCGGCTCCGTCCCGGCAGGCGCCGACTACCTCGCCTTCGAGCCGCGCGGCGTCCTGGAGTACCAGGCCGTCAACGCGCTGCTGGCCGACGGCGTCGCCCTCGAGCAGTTCGAGGACGGCACGATCGCCCTCCGCGCCGACGCCGCCGGGCTCGCGGCCGCCGAAGGAGCCGCCGCCGTCTTCGGCGTCGACTTCACGGCGACCACCGCCGACCGCGTGCGCGCCGAGGACGGGAAGGCGCTCGACGCCCTCCGCGTCGCCTACTCCGGCACGAACGAGGACCGCGACGCGCTGGCCAAGCTCGGCTTCGCCGATGCGGTCGCCGTCGACGCGGCCGCGCTCACCGCGGGCACCGCGACCCTCGAGGGTGCCGACGTGCTCTACGTGGGACGCGCCCTCTCCTTCACCCCGGAGCAGGCCGCGGGCCGCACCGTGGTCGAGGAGTTCCTCGCGGCGGGCGGCGACGTCGTCGGCCGCGGTGGCGCTGGAGCGGCCTTCGTGTCCGACTTCGGCCTGGCCGAGCTGACCGCGCAGACCGGCACCAGCGGCTCCAACGGCATCGTCTCGGTCGAGACGCCCGCCGGCGGAGTCCTGGGCGACTACCCGCAGGACACCGCGTTCGTCTCGCCGGCACTGTGGTTCGCCGGTTTCGACGAGTCGGTCGCTGTCGAGCAGAGCTACTCGGAGGACGGCACGTTCGTCGCCGGGCACTGGGTCGACTCCGAGGGTCAGTCCCGGAGCGACGCGGCCGGGCAGGCCTCGGCCGTCTCGTTCTCGACGGAGTCGGGCACCGAGGGCTTCCTCTTCGGCACCTCGCCGGTGTTCCGCAACCACCCGGTCGGAGCGTTCAGCGACGTCGCCCGGGCGCTGCTCGCCGTGGCGCCGGAGGGCGCCGCCGTCGAGCTGCCGGGGACCCCGGAGCCCACGCCGACGCCGGAGCCGACCGGCTCGCCGGAGCCGACCGCGACTCCCGAGCCCACGGCGACTCCTGAGCCGACCGGCTCACCGGAGCCGACCGCGACCCCCGAGCCGACGGCGACTCCTGTGCCGACCGTGACGCCCGAGCCGACCGCGAGCCCCGAGCCCACGTCGACCCCGGAGCCCACCGTCGTGCCGACGGCCGGACCGACCGCCACGGCCGCGCCGATCACCGCACCGACCGGCCCCGGCGGCCTCCCCTCCACCGGAGTGGAGACCGGCTCCTGGCTGCTGCTCTCGGGAGGTGCTGTCGCCCTCGGCCTCGGCTCGCTCCTGATCGCCCGCAGCCGTCGCCGCGAGGACCAGGAGGCCTAG
- a CDS encoding SLC13 family permease gives MPEWYTLGVVALVIVVVVVAIVRFRFNPVLALAVGAAAIGLLTGLGPVDTVSTMTTGFGEVMMEAGLLIGWGVLIGAMLNEMGAVVRLVEGLLRVFGRRGIPYALGLSFATYLQTIFVDALIVIAAPLARRIAPRLGRAGTGIVAVTFAVGLETGIVMMVPGFAAVALAGLLGVPLGVMMLGGFAVVAPTVVVTILLMSLAFRLGFWDPARDEQLVVRDDTTGLATVGASPAADGGRLPSFGARGSGGASSSGVGAASGGSSGSSVEDAAGPAGAQDAHAARERPLLLLFAPMLLALLLIAAQAVLTVSGVELPVLQFLGNPVIALLLAVIGTGVVGRSTVGTARMEKAVAKGFQDGGQIFLLTGVGGALAAVIAQGDLGEILKGYFSTSATAPLLLVWVMAAVLHIAVGSVTLSAITAAGVVAPVAATLGLDPLLIALAAGSGALFCIHVTSNTFWLLQSFLGQSVRGALKSVTVGVSLASVLALGATLVLSLFL, from the coding sequence ATGCCCGAGTGGTACACCCTGGGCGTCGTCGCCCTCGTGATCGTCGTGGTGGTCGTCGCGATCGTGCGCTTCCGGTTCAACCCGGTGCTGGCGCTGGCCGTGGGAGCCGCCGCGATCGGCCTGCTCACCGGGCTCGGCCCCGTCGACACCGTCTCCACGATGACCACCGGCTTCGGCGAGGTGATGATGGAGGCTGGCCTCCTGATCGGCTGGGGCGTGCTCATCGGCGCGATGCTCAACGAGATGGGCGCCGTCGTCCGGCTCGTCGAGGGCCTGCTGCGCGTCTTCGGCCGCCGCGGGATCCCCTACGCGCTGGGCCTCTCCTTCGCCACCTACCTGCAGACGATCTTCGTCGACGCGCTGATCGTGATCGCGGCCCCGCTCGCCCGCCGGATCGCGCCGCGGCTGGGGCGCGCGGGCACCGGCATCGTCGCCGTGACCTTCGCCGTCGGGCTCGAGACGGGCATCGTGATGATGGTGCCCGGCTTCGCCGCGGTCGCGCTCGCGGGGCTGCTCGGAGTGCCGCTGGGCGTGATGATGCTCGGCGGATTCGCGGTGGTGGCGCCGACGGTCGTGGTCACGATCCTGCTGATGTCGCTCGCGTTCCGCCTCGGCTTCTGGGACCCGGCGCGCGACGAGCAGCTGGTCGTGCGCGACGACACGACCGGGCTCGCGACGGTGGGGGCGTCGCCCGCCGCGGACGGCGGACGGCTGCCGTCGTTCGGAGCGCGGGGGAGCGGCGGGGCGTCCTCGAGCGGAGTCGGAGCGGCATCGGGCGGCTCGTCCGGCTCGTCCGTCGAGGACGCGGCGGGTCCCGCCGGAGCGCAGGACGCCCACGCCGCCCGCGAGCGCCCGCTCCTGCTCCTCTTCGCGCCCATGCTCCTCGCCCTCCTGCTCATCGCCGCGCAGGCGGTGCTCACCGTCTCCGGGGTCGAGCTGCCGGTGCTGCAGTTCCTCGGGAACCCCGTCATCGCGCTCCTCCTCGCCGTGATCGGCACCGGAGTGGTCGGCCGGTCCACCGTGGGAACCGCGCGGATGGAGAAAGCGGTCGCCAAGGGCTTCCAGGATGGTGGGCAGATCTTCCTGCTCACCGGCGTCGGCGGGGCGCTCGCCGCGGTGATCGCCCAGGGCGACCTCGGCGAGATCCTGAAGGGCTATTTCTCGACCTCGGCGACCGCGCCGCTGCTGCTCGTCTGGGTGATGGCGGCCGTGCTGCACATCGCGGTCGGCTCGGTCACCCTCTCGGCGATCACGGCGGCCGGAGTCGTCGCGCCGGTCGCCGCGACACTCGGCCTCGACCCGCTGCTGATCGCACTCGCCGCGGGCTCCGGCGCGCTGTTCTGCATCCACGTCACCTCGAACACCTTCTGGCTGCTGCAGAGCTTCCTCGGCCAGTCGGTCCGCGGCGCCCTCAAGTCCGTGACCGTCGGCGTCTCCCTCGCCTCCGTCCTCGCGCTCGGCGCCACGCTCGTCCTCTCCCTCTTCCTCTGA
- a CDS encoding Gfo/Idh/MocA family oxidoreductase: MALTLPEPRLPSLLDSPVLRWGVIAPGSIAGSFVEALQKHARQRVVSVGSRSLERAERFASRFGIERASAGYEAVVEDPEVDVVYIASPHSEHARQALLAIAAGKHILVEKPFAPTPGEAEMIVHAARDAGVFAMEAMWMRYLPHMDVVRQLLADGAVGAPAVVSADFGAAFDFDPSSRIFDPALAGGGLLDVGVYASSFVSMVAGTPQSTVVAGSMTSTGVDATATIVGSHAHGVQSVATSTVLADTRHAASVAGRAGRIDVHPSFWTPGGVTLTRGSESGSWIDETPLQGGEGLAWEALHVAQYVTEGRTESPLHPLDEVVAVVRTLDDARRRLGVSV; this comes from the coding sequence ATGGCACTGACGCTCCCCGAGCCCCGACTCCCCTCCCTCCTCGACTCCCCCGTCCTGCGCTGGGGGGTGATCGCGCCCGGCTCGATCGCCGGCTCGTTCGTCGAGGCGCTGCAGAAGCACGCCCGGCAGCGCGTGGTCTCGGTGGGCTCCCGCTCGCTGGAGCGCGCGGAGCGGTTCGCGAGCCGGTTCGGGATCGAGCGGGCCTCGGCCGGCTACGAGGCCGTGGTCGAGGATCCGGAGGTCGACGTGGTCTACATCGCGTCGCCGCACTCGGAGCACGCCCGCCAGGCGCTGCTCGCCATCGCCGCGGGCAAGCACATCCTGGTCGAGAAGCCGTTCGCGCCGACCCCGGGCGAGGCCGAGATGATCGTGCACGCCGCGCGCGACGCCGGAGTGTTCGCGATGGAGGCGATGTGGATGCGCTACCTGCCGCACATGGACGTCGTGCGGCAGCTGCTCGCCGACGGGGCGGTCGGCGCGCCCGCCGTCGTCTCGGCCGACTTCGGCGCCGCCTTCGACTTCGACCCCTCCAGCCGCATCTTCGACCCGGCGCTCGCGGGCGGCGGCCTGCTGGACGTCGGCGTCTACGCCTCCTCCTTCGTCTCGATGGTGGCGGGCACCCCGCAGAGCACCGTCGTCGCCGGCAGCATGACCTCGACCGGCGTCGACGCGACCGCGACGATCGTCGGCAGCCACGCGCACGGGGTGCAGTCGGTGGCCACCTCGACCGTGCTGGCCGACACCCGCCACGCGGCGAGCGTCGCGGGGCGGGCGGGGCGGATCGACGTGCACCCGTCGTTCTGGACGCCGGGCGGCGTGACGCTCACCCGCGGCTCCGAGAGCGGGTCGTGGATCGACGAGACGCCGCTCCAGGGCGGCGAGGGCCTCGCCTGGGAGGCGCTGCACGTCGCGCAGTACGTGACGGAGGGGCGCACCGAGTCGCCGCTGCACCCGCTCGACGAGGTGGTCGCCGTGGTGCGGACCCTCGACGACGCGCGCCGCCGGCTGGGCGTCTCGGTGTAG
- a CDS encoding HAMP domain-containing sensor histidine kinase, translated as MSRTGRPSLGDFATRSALRSSRRGRRAPWTLRRRMVVAVVALVAVTAGVVGAVSVLSARSILYGSTDASLSQSVTRLQDFDGPSRFGGSSAIEQATTCPSGSFGGGPSQNLSTITAVQGSDGSFIGAYVDADGVCRQFSDPADSVLAAAVAAGGEEATIELPGSLGTYRVRAAAVEGSVVVVGVPLGEVAETLASLTWVVVVVVLLAMLLVALVATAIIRVALRPLERVEATATRVAELPLDRGAVELVERVPEEDADTRTEVGRVGAAFNRMLDHVTGALESRQASEDRVRQFVADASHELRTPLAAIRGYAELPRRGGTELPESAAYSLDRIESAATRMTSLVEDLLLLARLDEGRDLEKEPVDLTLLVIEALSDAHAAGPDHEWDLELPEEPIEIRGDGFRLHQVVANLLRNATVHTPPGTRVVAALAEEVSEGRPIAVVTVTDSGPGIAPELVPVLFERFARGDSSRARTTGSTGLGLAIVAAVVDAHGGRVLVASEPGRTSFRVELPAG; from the coding sequence GTGAGCCGCACCGGCCGCCCGTCGCTCGGCGACTTCGCGACCCGCTCCGCCCTCCGCAGCTCCCGCCGCGGCCGGCGCGCGCCGTGGACTCTGCGGCGGCGGATGGTCGTCGCCGTGGTCGCGCTCGTCGCGGTGACGGCGGGCGTCGTGGGAGCGGTCAGCGTGCTCTCCGCCCGCTCGATCCTCTACGGCAGCACGGACGCGTCGCTCAGCCAGTCGGTCACGCGCCTCCAGGACTTCGACGGGCCGAGCCGCTTCGGCGGGTCGAGCGCGATCGAGCAGGCCACGACCTGCCCGAGCGGATCCTTCGGCGGCGGCCCGAGCCAGAACCTCAGCACCATCACCGCCGTCCAGGGCTCGGACGGCTCCTTCATCGGCGCCTACGTCGACGCCGACGGGGTCTGCCGGCAGTTCTCGGACCCGGCCGACTCGGTGCTCGCGGCGGCCGTCGCCGCGGGGGGCGAGGAGGCGACCATCGAGCTGCCCGGGAGCCTCGGGACCTACCGCGTGCGCGCGGCGGCGGTCGAGGGCTCCGTCGTCGTCGTCGGCGTCCCCCTGGGCGAGGTCGCCGAGACGCTCGCATCCCTCACCTGGGTGGTCGTCGTGGTGGTGCTGCTGGCGATGCTGCTGGTCGCCCTCGTCGCCACCGCGATCATCCGCGTGGCACTGCGGCCCCTGGAGCGGGTGGAGGCGACGGCGACCCGCGTGGCCGAGCTGCCGCTGGACCGCGGCGCCGTCGAGCTGGTCGAGCGGGTCCCGGAGGAGGACGCCGACACCCGCACAGAGGTCGGCCGCGTCGGCGCCGCCTTCAACCGCATGCTCGACCACGTCACCGGTGCTCTGGAGTCGCGGCAGGCGAGCGAGGACAGGGTGCGGCAGTTCGTCGCCGACGCCTCGCACGAGCTGCGGACCCCCCTCGCGGCGATCCGCGGCTACGCGGAGCTGCCCCGGCGCGGCGGGACCGAGCTGCCGGAGTCGGCCGCCTACTCCCTCGATCGGATCGAGTCCGCCGCCACCCGGATGACCTCGCTGGTCGAGGACCTCCTCCTGCTCGCCCGCCTCGACGAGGGCCGCGACCTCGAGAAGGAGCCCGTCGACCTGACGCTGCTCGTGATCGAGGCGCTGTCGGACGCGCACGCCGCGGGCCCCGACCACGAGTGGGACCTCGAGCTCCCCGAGGAGCCGATCGAGATCCGCGGCGACGGCTTCCGGCTGCACCAGGTGGTCGCCAATCTGCTGCGGAACGCGACCGTGCACACGCCCCCCGGCACCCGGGTCGTGGCGGCGCTCGCCGAGGAGGTGTCGGAGGGGCGGCCGATCGCAGTCGTGACGGTCACCGATTCCGGCCCGGGCATCGCGCCGGAGCTGGTGCCGGTGCTGTTCGAGCGCTTCGCCCGCGGCGACTCCTCCCGAGCGCGCACGACCGGATCGACGGGGCTGGGCCTGGCGATCGTGGCGGCGGTCGTCGACGCCCACGGCGGGCGCGTCCTCGTCGCGTCCGAGCCGGGGCGCACGAGCTTCCGCGTCGAGCTGCCGGCGGGCTGA
- a CDS encoding response regulator transcription factor: MSTPAPSKHLAPAQRTRLKRADGTPIRVLVVDDESTLTDLLQMALRYEGWEVRTAAEGRAAITITREFRPDVIVLDVMLPDIDGLQVLQRVRADGSETPVLFLTAKDALDDRIAGLTAGGDDYVTKPFSLEELVARMRGLIRRSTLLANDADDPEVVVGDLVLNEDSHEVRRGGDEIELTATEFELLRFLMRNPRRVLSKAQILDRVWSYDFGGKSSVVEIYISYLRKKIDAGRSPMIHTVRGAGYLLKPADQ; this comes from the coding sequence ATGAGCACCCCGGCCCCCTCGAAGCACCTCGCCCCCGCGCAGCGCACCCGCCTGAAGCGGGCCGACGGGACGCCGATCCGCGTCCTCGTCGTCGACGACGAGAGCACCCTCACCGACCTGCTCCAGATGGCTCTGCGCTACGAGGGCTGGGAGGTGCGCACCGCGGCCGAGGGCCGCGCCGCGATCACGATCACCCGCGAGTTCCGGCCCGACGTGATCGTGCTCGACGTGATGCTCCCCGACATCGACGGCCTCCAGGTCCTGCAGCGGGTCCGCGCGGACGGCAGCGAGACCCCGGTCCTCTTCCTCACCGCGAAGGACGCGCTCGACGACCGGATCGCCGGGCTCACCGCCGGCGGCGACGACTACGTCACCAAGCCCTTCTCCCTCGAGGAGCTGGTCGCCCGGATGCGCGGCCTCATCCGCCGCAGCACCCTGCTCGCCAACGACGCGGACGACCCCGAGGTCGTCGTGGGTGACCTGGTGCTGAACGAGGACAGCCACGAGGTCCGCCGGGGCGGCGACGAGATCGAGCTGACCGCCACCGAGTTCGAGCTGCTGCGCTTCCTGATGCGCAATCCGCGCCGCGTGCTCAGCAAGGCCCAGATCCTCGACCGGGTCTGGTCGTACGACTTCGGCGGCAAGTCGAGCGTGGTCGAGATCTACATCTCGTACCTGCGCAAGAAGATCGACGCCGGCCGCTCGCCGATGATCCACACCGTGCGCGGCGCCGGCTACCTCCTGAAGCCCGCCGACCAGTGA
- a CDS encoding APC family permease, which yields MTATRETSAPPELKRVLGPKLLLLFVVGDILGTGIYALTGQVAAEVGGAAWLPFVIAFVVATLTACSYLELVTKYPQAAGAALYAHKAFGIHFVTFLVCFTVMASGITSASAASGAFASNFAIGFGLGDGAGTRLSIALVFMVCIALVNLRGVAESVGLNVVLTLIELSGLLLVIFVCFFAVFGGQADFSRVVAFEAPEDKSLLLAVSTATSLAFFAMVGFEDSVNMAEETKEPSRIFPRVMLTGLGITAVVYVLVSTLAVAIVPVGELAGNDTPLVTVVEAAAPDFPISTLLPFISLFAVANSALINMMMASRLLYGMSRQGVLPPFLQNVLRGRRTPWAAILFTTVIALLLTAYVSRDPSDPIAVLLGGTTSLLLLAVFAVVNVSVLVLRRQPVEHRHFRTPTVLPVLGAIACVYLVLPITSGRDTAQYGIAGVLLVIGVLLWAATFIDRRVRGYARTAAIAPEELDADPAEDASAAHSDGIGRS from the coding sequence ATGACCGCCACGAGAGAGACGTCCGCCCCGCCCGAGCTCAAGCGGGTGCTCGGCCCCAAGCTGCTGCTGCTGTTCGTGGTCGGCGACATCCTCGGGACCGGGATCTACGCCCTCACCGGGCAGGTCGCGGCCGAGGTGGGCGGGGCCGCGTGGCTCCCCTTCGTGATCGCGTTCGTCGTCGCCACGCTCACCGCCTGCTCCTACCTGGAGCTGGTGACGAAGTACCCGCAGGCGGCGGGCGCCGCGCTCTACGCGCACAAGGCGTTCGGGATCCACTTCGTCACGTTCCTCGTCTGCTTCACCGTGATGGCGAGCGGGATCACCTCGGCCTCCGCCGCCTCGGGCGCCTTCGCGAGCAACTTCGCGATCGGCTTCGGGCTCGGGGACGGCGCGGGGACGCGGCTGAGCATCGCGCTGGTGTTCATGGTCTGCATCGCCCTGGTGAACCTGCGCGGTGTCGCCGAGAGCGTCGGGCTGAACGTGGTGCTCACCCTGATCGAGCTCTCGGGCCTGCTGCTGGTGATCTTCGTGTGCTTCTTCGCGGTGTTCGGCGGGCAGGCCGACTTCTCGCGGGTGGTCGCGTTCGAGGCGCCGGAGGACAAGTCGCTGCTGCTCGCGGTGAGCACCGCGACCTCCTTGGCGTTCTTCGCGATGGTCGGCTTCGAGGACTCGGTGAACATGGCGGAGGAGACGAAGGAGCCCAGCCGCATCTTCCCGCGCGTGATGCTCACGGGTCTCGGCATCACTGCCGTGGTCTACGTGCTCGTGTCCACGCTCGCCGTCGCGATCGTCCCCGTGGGGGAGCTGGCCGGCAACGACACTCCGCTCGTCACGGTCGTCGAGGCCGCGGCGCCCGACTTCCCGATCTCGACGCTCCTGCCCTTCATCTCGCTCTTCGCCGTGGCCAACAGCGCGCTGATCAACATGATGATGGCCAGCCGCCTGCTCTACGGGATGAGCCGACAGGGCGTGCTGCCGCCGTTCCTGCAGAACGTGCTGCGCGGACGGCGCACGCCGTGGGCCGCGATCCTCTTCACGACGGTGATCGCCCTGCTCCTCACCGCCTACGTGTCGCGCGACCCCTCCGACCCCATCGCGGTGCTGCTGGGCGGGACCACGTCGCTCCTCCTGCTGGCGGTCTTCGCCGTCGTCAACGTCTCCGTGCTGGTGCTGCGGCGGCAGCCGGTCGAGCACCGTCACTTCCGGACCCCCACCGTGCTGCCGGTGCTGGGCGCGATCGCCTGCGTCTACCTGGTGCTGCCGATCACCTCGGGACGCGACACGGCCCAGTACGGGATCGCGGGGGTGCTGCTCGTGATCGGCGTCCTGCTCTGGGCGGCGACCTTCATCGACCGGCGGGTCCGCGGCTACGCGCGCACCGCGGCGATCGCTCCGGAGGAGCTCGACGCCGATCCCGCGGAGGACGCATCGGCAGCGCACAGCGACGGCATCGGCCGGTCATAG
- a CDS encoding LuxR C-terminal-related transcriptional regulator: MLSENAIALYLHASVRGDWSLESASDELGVTVDGLREARDELIGLRLLAPLHAGAESLATAAPDIALAELIAEDERRLLELQTGITRRRSELMALVPAYRSARSALAAAEQVEVIEDPATVLRLLLDLQRGASEEVLIAAPGTSSVERHEASDAVDRELLGRGIARRTLYHDRRRDNAALRRSVAELEPLGARFRTLPTLPFRLVVFDRSLAIVARSRDEDDRAALVVRSPELAATLARVFDAAWEFAAPLQAAGAEEEPSLSAVQRSILQGLAAGLTDEALAARLDLSVRTCRRHIAGLFDLLGAESRFQAGVLAARRGWLPVRPR, from the coding sequence GTGCTGAGCGAGAACGCGATCGCGCTGTACCTGCACGCGTCCGTGCGCGGAGACTGGTCTCTCGAGAGCGCGTCGGACGAGCTCGGCGTCACCGTCGACGGCCTCCGCGAGGCGCGTGACGAGCTGATCGGGCTCCGGCTGCTCGCTCCGCTGCACGCGGGGGCGGAATCGCTCGCCACGGCCGCACCGGACATCGCCCTCGCCGAGCTGATCGCCGAGGACGAGCGGCGCCTCCTCGAGCTGCAGACCGGGATCACCCGCCGCCGCAGCGAGCTGATGGCCCTCGTCCCCGCCTACCGGAGCGCCCGCAGCGCCCTCGCCGCCGCGGAGCAGGTGGAGGTGATCGAGGACCCGGCGACCGTCCTCCGGCTGCTCCTCGACCTGCAGCGCGGAGCCTCGGAGGAGGTGCTGATCGCCGCTCCCGGCACCAGCAGCGTGGAGCGGCACGAGGCGAGCGACGCCGTCGACCGCGAGCTGCTCGGGCGCGGCATCGCGAGGCGGACGCTGTACCACGACCGCCGCCGCGACAACGCGGCTCTCCGGCGCTCGGTCGCGGAGCTCGAGCCGCTGGGCGCGCGGTTCCGGACCCTCCCGACGCTGCCCTTCCGGCTGGTGGTCTTCGACCGCTCCCTCGCGATCGTCGCCCGCTCCCGCGACGAGGACGACCGCGCCGCCCTGGTCGTCCGCTCCCCCGAGCTCGCGGCGACCCTGGCGCGCGTGTTCGACGCGGCGTGGGAGTTCGCAGCGCCCCTGCAGGCGGCAGGTGCCGAGGAGGAGCCCTCCCTCTCCGCGGTGCAGCGGTCGATCCTGCAGGGCCTCGCCGCCGGGCTCACCGACGAGGCGCTCGCGGCACGGCTGGACCTCAGCGTGCGCACCTGCCGTCGGCACATCGCCGGTCTCTTCGATCTGCTCGGCGCCGAGAGCCGCTTCCAGGCGGGCGTGCTCGCGGCCCGGCGGGGCTGGCTGCCGGTCCGACCGCGCTGA